From one Lycium ferocissimum isolate CSIRO_LF1 chromosome 7, AGI_CSIRO_Lferr_CH_V1, whole genome shotgun sequence genomic stretch:
- the LOC132064920 gene encoding putative serine carboxypeptidase-like 23, which translates to MFPIYRRLMASGLRILLFSGDVDAVVSVTSTRYSISAMNLKVIKPWHPWYDDTKEVGGYMVVYDGLAFATVRGAGHQVPQFQPRRAFTLLNMFLANHF; encoded by the exons ATGTTCCCAATATACAGGAGGCTTATGGCATCTGGTCTTCGGATACTTCTATTCAG TGGAGATGTGGATGCAGTTGTTTCAGTGACTTCAACTCGCTATAGCATTAGTGCTATGAACCTTAAGGTGATCAAACCATGGCACCCCTGGTACGACGATACAAAAGAA GTTGGTGGCTATATGGTGGTGTATGATGGATTAGCTTTCGCAACAGTAAGGGGAGCAGGGCACCAAGTTCCACAATTTCAACCACGTCGAGCTTTTACTTTGTTGAATATGTTCTTAGCCAATCATTTTTAG
- the LOC132064922 gene encoding polyadenylate-binding protein RBP47 translates to MNGGDMNQQQQQQQQQQQQQQWVAMQQYQQQWMAMQYPAAAMAMQQQMMYGQQYMPYYHQQQQKQPTPQIQSSSEDNKTVWIGDLQQWMDESYLHSCFSQAGEVISVKIIRNKQTGQSERYGFVEFNTHAAAEKVLQSYNGAMMPNAEQPFRLNWAAFSAGEKRAETGSDFSIFVGDLASDVTDTMLRDTFASRYPSLKGAKVVVDANTGHSKGYGFVRFGDESERSRAMTEMNGQYCSSRPMRVGVATPKKPSAQQQFSSQAVILSGGYASNGAATHGSQSDGDSSNTTIFVGGLDSEVTDEELRQSFNQFGEVVSVKIPAGKGCGFVQFSERSSAQEAIQKLSGAVIGKQAVRLSWGRSPANKQMRTDSGNQWNGGGYYGRQNYGGYGYGASQNQDSGMYAAGAAYGASSNGYGNHQQPVS, encoded by the exons ATGAATGGTGGAGATATGAATCagcaacagcaacaacaacaacaacagcaacaacaacagcagTGGGTTGCGATGCAGCAGTATCAGCAACAATGGATGGCGATGCAGTATCCAGCAGCAGCAATGGCGATGCAACAGCAGATGATGTATGGACAACAATACATGCCTTATTACCATCAACAGCAACAGAAGCAGCCTACCCCTCAGATTCAAAGCTCATCTGAAGATAACAAAACTGTCTGGATTGGTGATCTTCAACAATGGATGGATGAAAGTTATCTTCATTCTTGCTTTTCTCAAGCTGGAGAG GTTATTTCTGTGAAAATTATTCGAAATAAGCAAACTGGTCAATCAGAGCGTTACGGATTTGTTGAGTTCAATACTCATGCCGCAGCAGAGAAAGTGCTACAGAGCTACAATGGCGCTATGATGCCAAATGCGGAGCAGCCTTTCCGCTTAAATTGGGCAGCCTTCAGCGCTGGTGAAAAGCGTGCAGAGACTGGTTCTGATTTCTCGATTTTTGTAGGAGATTTGGCTTCTGATGTTACTGACACAATGTTACGTGACACATTCGCAAGTAGATATCCATCTCTTAAAGGTGCAAAAGTAGTAGTAGATGCAAACACAGGCCACTCGAAAGGCTATGGCTTTGTAAGGTTTGGTGATGAAAGCGAGAGGTCTCGGGCCATGACTGAAATGAATGGTCAATATTGTTCCAGCAGGCCCATGCGTGTTGGTGTTGCTACCCCAAAGAAACCATCAGCTCAGCAACAATTTTCTTCCCAAG CTGTGATATTATCTGGTGGATATGCATCAAATGGTGCTGCAACCCATGGATCCCAGTCTGATGGCGATTCATCAAACACTACA ATTTTTGTTGGAGGACTTGATTCTGAAGTCACTGACGAGGAACTGAGGCAGTCCTTTAATCAGTTTGGGGAAGTGGTCTCTGTGAAGATACCTGCCGGAAAAGGATGTGGTTTTGTACAATTTTCTGAAAG GAGCTCTGCTCAGGAAGCCATACAAAAATTAAGTGGAGCAGTAATTGGCAAGCAGGCAGTTCGTCTTTCCTGGGGGCGAAGTCCCGCAAACAAGCAG ATGAGAACTGATTCTGGTAATCAGTGGAATGGGGGCGGCTATTATGGAAGGCAAAATTATGGAGGATATGGATATGGCGCATCACAAAATCAGGATTCTGGCATGTATGCTGCTGGAGCAGCTTATGGAGCATCCTCTAATGGCTATGGTAATCACCAACAGCCTGTTAGCTGA